A segment of the candidate division KSB1 bacterium genome:
TTCTATGGCAGCATGAACATCAGCATCCTCGGGTTGTTCGGGATTTTCTGGACTGGATCCGAGGACTCTAATATGGGTTGGTAACCCTTCTTCGCGTTTATGTAAAGTTCCAGAACGAAAAATTCACACTTCCCGCTTCCACAATCATCGAGATGGTGAAAGACGCCCGCCGGCGCACCCTGGACTTGGTCGCGGAAAAAAGTATCGAGGACTGGCTGCTCATTATTTAGGTCCACACTATTTTGGCCACTTCAACCACCATCCCAAGCTTGTACTTCTCATCTCTTACCGTAATACTATTACCCACGATTGAAGTAGAAAAGCCACACTGAGGACTGAGTGCCAGACGCTCTTGCGGGATGTATCGGCTAGCCTCCTTAATACGCGTGATTAACTCTTCCTTCGTTTCCTGATCTGATCTCTTGCTGGTGACCAATCCTAATACGACCATTTTATCGTCGGGTACCTCCTGCAAAGGCTCAAACGAACCTGAGCGTTCATCGTCGTATTCCAGTAATAATCGTTGTGCCTGGATACCTTGAAAGATTGGTTTTGCAAGTAGTTCATAGCCTCCTTCGGTCAGCCACCGGCTGCCCTGGTTGCCACGTCAAAGGTGGAAACCAAAGGTTATTTCTGGAAAACCGCTCATCACCGCGTTGTCCATCTCAATTCCTCGACTCAGCCATTGATCGAGTGTCCAACCCTGCCCCTCGTAGAAGGCCCGAGTTTGCGGATTGAGTAATAATGAATAATGGGGAGCATCGAGTTGAATATAAGTGGCACCTAAACGAACTAACTCAGCAACCTCTGCTCGCAAAATATCCACTACATCTGCCATAAAACTATCCAACGTGGGATAAGCGGCAATTGAGTGTCTTGCTGACCAGAAATTGATAAACAAGCCTGGGCTTGGCAAGGTGATTTTGGCAATGTGAGATGTGCGCGCACGCAGGTATGTAAACTCTTCTGCTGAAAGGTGACGCTTACGTGTTAATTTACCAACAACTCCTAAGGTCTTAGGACGGTCCATCTTCCAATCTCCTACGTGTTCATCCCCATACCACTCTCCCCAAAGGAAAGCATTGATGTCATATTCGCCAAACCCCTCCACTGCTTCTGTCATCTGGCTTTGGAAGGACAACCGGCGCATTTCACCGTCCGTAACAATTTCCAAGCCCGCTTCCTCCTGCAGTGCGATTGCCTGGTCAACTGCTTTATCCTCTATCGCTTTAAATTCTACTTGAGAGATGTGACCTGCAACCAGAGCCTCCCTTGCCTTCAGAAGCTCTGAGGGACGAAGTAAACTGCCTATGACATCAGTATGTAAAGTAATCATCATGCCTTCTCTTAAAGATTTGATGAACCATTATTTGGGGTTACGACCCAAAGCCATCTAACGGCTTGCAACTCACCCGCAGCGGCGAAAGTTGCTCCTTAACTTTATTGACAAAATCAAACAACTAAGATGCTCAAAACCAAGAATTACGCAACAGCCAAGCTGTCGGGTGGAGTTGCTGGTCAGACCCTGTTTGTCAAAATAAGTGATGATCAGAATGATAATTCACGATTATCTGTTAGGACTGTTGACCTGTCAATCTAAGTGTTTCTTTGTACAAAGTCGCTGTTTATTCGAGACAAGGATGTTGTACCTGCCAGCTGCATAATGCGCACGAGTTCCGCACGTAAAATATCCAAAACTTTTTCGACACCTGTCTGACCAAATGCGCCTAGACCCCATACATAGGGTCGGCCAATGCATATAGCGTTTGCGCCTAACGCTAAGGCCTTAAAAATATCTGTTCCCCTGCGAAATCCACCATCAATCAGAACAGGAATCCGGCCTCCCACTTCATTTACAATTTCTGGTAAACATTCTATAGTTCCAAGATTACTTTCTTCCTGCCGACCGCCGTGGTTGGATACAATGATACCATCAACCCCATTTTCAACACTGAGTCTGGCATCTTCACCAGTTACAATGCCCTTTAACACAAGTTTCATGTTTGTGTTTGCCCTAAGCCACTCTATCATCTGCCAGTCGAGACTCGGGTCATGTACTTGGCTGGGAAAGGGAAGTCCTGCGAAATTACCCAAAGCGACTTTCTGAGCTGCTATCATTTGTCTGATAAAACCGAGATGATTTTCTCGGTTTCCTAACACAGGTAAATCAACGGTTAATACCAATACTTTACAGCCCGCTTCTTCTGCTTTCCTTATTAGTTGTGTAGTGATTTTTCGATCGGGTGTTGGGTAGAGTTGAAACCATGCTGATGTGTCTCGCACTTCATTGATTGTTTTGACAGAGTAACTTGATACTGTTGAGACGATCATCTCATGTTTTTTGGCTGCAGTTGCGCGAGCCACAGCCAATTCTCCTTCCGGATGAAATAGTTGCTGGAAACCTATCGGAGCCAGCATAATTGGGGTTTCCATTACTTGCCCAAATAGTTCAACCGAAGTGTCCACATTGCTTACATTTACCAGTCTTCTCGAACGAATCTGTAACTCATCAAAAGCCTTGCGATTGGCTTGTACTGTCTTCATGTCATCAGCGCCACCCGACAGAAAATTGTAAGCATCTTGATTGAGTTTTTGTCGGGCCAGGGTGTCAAAATCAAAGACATTTTTTGCTTCCGAAGGCGACGAGAGCAATAAGTCGCTTTCTTGCGTTTCACCCTTGCATCCCCAAATGCCAAAATAGCTAATCAGTGGTGAGTAGGCAACGAAGCGCAGAAATTCACGGCGATTGTATTCACGAATTTGGGCCTGTGTGTCCATTTTTCCTCCCCAAGCTGAGTAATGGTTGTAATTTCACTGTCTATTAAGTCACTGGGCTTTATGGGCGGGCACTTAGTAAGGCGAAAATTGATTTTAAAGAACTTAAGGTGGTTGCAGTTTGGAACTACACGGGTGTCCTTTTGAACACCTCTGCGAACCAAAACAATCAGGTTGACCTTCCAAGGCTCGAACGACGGCCTCATGACTGCCAGTAACATATTCATGCATAAAAAAACAACTTATATCTTAAAAGTACGTTAAAGTTTCTTAAATAATCAAGTTAAAAATGAGATCAAATTAAAGAAGGGACACAGCCGAGGATATTCAAACTGAGGAAAGGGGATGTTAAAAAGATGCTCAAATAATTCTTCGGCATCGGGCAAAAAGGTTAAGTGAAATCTTCCGCACATGGTGTTTCCTCCCTCGCGATAAGGGTGAATATTTGTCTACCTAATATAGGAAAAAGCTAATTCCGGGTCAAGCGGAAAATGAAACATTCCTAGCGTCATTTTCCAGATTTCCAACTTCGAATGACGAAGAAATAAACTGCCACATTAAGTCCAATGGCAAGCCCTCCGAGAACAAGTTGAATGTCACGCGTCAGACCAGGAGGGTAAATGATTGGTATCAAATACTGCTCGACAAACCCACCCTCGTACCCGGCAGCGCCACCGGCCAACCGTAGCCGATTTTCCAAAGGAGTAAGCGGACAAATCCAACCTTGAAACTCAATGACGGAAATCCAAATCGCCGATGGCAGGTGA
Coding sequences within it:
- a CDS encoding alpha-hydroxy-acid oxidizing protein, which gives rise to MDTQAQIREYNRREFLRFVAYSPLISYFGIWGCKGETQESDLLLSSPSEAKNVFDFDTLARQKLNQDAYNFLSGGADDMKTVQANRKAFDELQIRSRRLVNVSNVDTSVELFGQVMETPIMLAPIGFQQLFHPEGELAVARATAAKKHEMIVSTVSSYSVKTINEVRDTSAWFQLYPTPDRKITTQLIRKAEEAGCKVLVLTVDLPVLGNRENHLGFIRQMIAAQKVALGNFAGLPFPSQVHDPSLDWQMIEWLRANTNMKLVLKGIVTGEDARLSVENGVDGIIVSNHGGRQEESNLGTIECLPEIVNEVGGRIPVLIDGGFRRGTDIFKALALGANAICIGRPYVWGLGAFGQTGVEKVLDILRAELVRIMQLAGTTSLSRINSDFVQRNT
- a CDS encoding DUF2784 domain-containing protein; translation: MLYRLLADFLVILHLLFILFGLLGGLLFFWRRWTILLHLPSAIWISVIEFQGWICPLTPLENRLRLAGGAAGYEGGFVEQYLIPIIYPPGLTRDIQLVLGGLAIGLNVAVYFFVIRSWKSGK